A single window of Pygocentrus nattereri isolate fPygNat1 chromosome 24, fPygNat1.pri, whole genome shotgun sequence DNA harbors:
- the rims2a gene encoding regulating synaptic membrane exocytosis protein 4 isoform X36: protein MGRQSHDGSTGSASGGGANGRMQRSQSRMSLSASFEALAVYFPCMNSFDEEDGEAGGKKLRSTIQRSTETGLAVEMRNRMTRQASRESTDGSMNSFSSEGNLIFPGVRLSSDSQFSDFLDGLGPAQLVGRQTLATPPMGDIQIGMVEKKGALEVEVIRARGLVGKPGSKALPAPYVKVYLLENGACIAKKKTKVARKTLDPLYQQQLSFEESPGGKVLQIIVWGDYGRMDHKSFMGAVQILLDELDLSNMVIGWFKLFPPSSLVDPTLAPLTRRASQSSLDSGSGPFGRS, encoded by the exons ATGGGCAGACAGAGCCACGATGGCAGCACCGGATCGGCCAGCGGAGGAGGAGCAAACGGCCGCATGCAGCGGTCCCAAAGCCGCATGAGCCTGTCGGCCTCGTTCGAGGCGCTGGCCGTGTATTTCCCCTGCATGAACTCCTTTGACGAGGAGGATGGAG aGGCTGGAGGGAAGAAATTGCGCAGCACGATTCAAAGGAGCACAGAAACAGGCCTGGCTGTGGAGATGAGAAACAGAATGACCCGGCAGGCCAGTCGGGAGTCCACAGACGGAAGCATGAACAGCTTTAGCTCCGAGGGAAA CCTCATCTTCCCTGGAGTGAGACTGTCTTCAGACAGCCAGTTTAGTGACTTCCTGGATGGACTAGGCCCTGCCCAACTGGTGGGCAGACAGACTTTGGCTACACCTCCTATGG GCGACATTCAGATCGGAATGGTGGAGAAGAAAGGAGCCCTGGAAGTGGAAGTCATTCGGGCCAGAGGCCTCGTGGGGAAACCAGGATCCAAGGCACTGCCAG CCCCTTACGTGAAGGTCTACCTTTTGGAGAATGGAGCCTGCATagccaaaaagaaaacaaaagtagCACGCAAAACCTTGGACCCTCTTTACCAGCAGCAACTGTCATTTGAGGAGAGTCCAGGAGGGAAGGTCTTACAG ATCATCGTGTGGGGAGACTATGGGCGAATGGACCATAAATCTTTTATGGGAGCTGTTCAGATTCTTTTAGACGAGCTGGACTTGTCCAACATGGTGATTGGCTGGTTCAAGCTCTTTCCTCCTTCCTCGTTGGTGGACCCGACGTTGGCCCCCTTGACTAGAAGAGCTTCCCAGTCGTCTCTGGACAGCGGGTCTGGACCATTCGGTCGCTCGTAG